In one Streptomyces sp. T12 genomic region, the following are encoded:
- the eccCa gene encoding type VII secretion protein EccCa: MSVVIIKRPPRTVPPAVPDGEVKLETPPEIPREGDDSMLMNMLPMMGMLGSVAFFFTAGQSYMKVVGGLMLASTVAMMVAQIAKARQGPGAGMAQDRRDYFRYLEQVRKDVHKTAELQRRSQLFQHPDPEQLWAVAADGKRLWERRPTDGDFASVRIGRGTQQLNTPLVAPETAPKDELEPLTAAAMKAFLDAHGSLHDLPVSISLRAFYHVTICGDTDTVYGNARATLSQLATLHSPEDLMIAVVAHPSAATDWDWIKWLPHSQHPKAKDGAGSTRLLFDDLGELEEALADQLDDRPRWNREANPVYDQPHLIVVLDGGTVPPDSELASSEGLQGVTFLEISPGELEEELRAGLTAYVKPDRMQLFVGHESAYTGRPDLLNPAQAESLARQLAPFRVGSAEEGEPLLSNLDFTDLMGIGDAGTVDVSRTWRPRTLHERLRVPIGVGENGEPVMLDLKEASQEGMGPHGLCVGATGSGKSEVLRTLVLGLAVTHSSETLNFILADFKGGATFAGMADMPHTAAVITNLADDLTLVDRMRDSIMGETQRRQELLRSAGNYANLHDYEKARAAGAALEPMASLVIVLDEFSELLTAKPDFIDMFIQIGRIGRSLGVHLLLASQRLEEGKLRGLDTYLSYRIGLRTFSAAESRTAIGVPDAYHLPSIPGSGYLRYDTDTMVRFKAAYVSGPYHGEGPSRVHRSTQLRPALFSAEHVALPPQPVIEEPEPDNRVDDALADTVLDVLVSRMINQGPPAHQVWLPPLEEAPSLEQLLPQLAVSQDRGLTAPDYTALGRLNVPVGLVDKPFEQRRDVLYRDFAGGAGHGLFVGGPQSGKSTLLRTLISSFALTHTPSEVQFYCLDFGGGGLISMEELAHVGGVANRLDAEKVRRTVSEVEGILNAREEYFRANNVDSIQTYRQRRNAGQLPDQAWGDVFLVIDGWATFKTDYEMLESTVTEIATRGLGFGVHVILTASRYTEVRPALKDMLQNRIELRLGDPTESEIDRKVAQNVPATVPGRGLTQDKLHFMAALPRVDGSSETEDLSEATGILIRGINDNWQGNHAPAVRLLPTMLPSDRLPKGFEHPDRGVAIGIDESSLSPVFVDFETDPHFIVFGESESGKSAMLRLLIKQICERYTPDQAKIVMGDYRRAHLEGVPETHLSRYCASAPALSETLEGLAGSLSRRMPGPDVTPEQLRNRSWYSSPDAFVIVDDYDLVATGVNPLAPLLEYLPFARDVGLRIIIARSSGGASRSLYEPVMQRMRELGAQGLVLSGDRAEGALLGNITATQLPPGRGYFHTRRRGGQLIQTGWLPNRF, from the coding sequence GTGAGCGTCGTCATCATCAAACGACCACCGCGGACAGTGCCACCGGCCGTCCCGGACGGCGAGGTCAAACTCGAGACGCCGCCCGAGATTCCGCGCGAGGGCGACGACAGCATGCTGATGAACATGCTGCCCATGATGGGCATGCTGGGTTCCGTCGCCTTCTTCTTCACAGCCGGCCAGTCCTACATGAAGGTCGTCGGCGGCCTCATGCTGGCCTCGACCGTGGCCATGATGGTCGCCCAGATCGCCAAGGCCAGGCAGGGCCCGGGCGCCGGCATGGCCCAGGACCGGCGGGACTACTTCCGCTACCTCGAGCAGGTCCGCAAGGACGTGCACAAGACCGCTGAACTGCAGCGCCGCAGCCAGCTCTTCCAGCATCCCGACCCGGAGCAGCTGTGGGCCGTCGCGGCCGACGGCAAGCGGCTGTGGGAACGGCGCCCGACCGACGGGGACTTCGCCTCGGTACGGATCGGCCGCGGCACCCAGCAGCTGAACACTCCGCTCGTCGCCCCGGAGACGGCCCCCAAGGACGAGCTCGAACCGCTGACCGCGGCGGCCATGAAGGCCTTCCTCGACGCGCACGGCAGTCTGCACGACCTGCCCGTCTCCATTTCGCTGCGCGCCTTCTACCACGTGACGATCTGCGGAGACACCGACACGGTCTACGGCAACGCCCGTGCGACCCTGTCCCAGCTGGCGACGCTGCACTCGCCCGAGGACCTGATGATCGCGGTGGTGGCGCACCCCTCCGCGGCGACGGACTGGGACTGGATCAAGTGGCTGCCGCACAGCCAGCACCCGAAGGCCAAGGACGGAGCGGGCTCGACCCGGCTCCTCTTCGACGACCTCGGTGAGCTGGAGGAGGCGCTCGCGGACCAGCTGGACGACAGGCCCCGCTGGAACCGTGAGGCGAACCCCGTCTACGACCAGCCGCACCTGATCGTGGTGCTCGACGGCGGCACCGTGCCGCCGGACTCCGAACTCGCCAGCAGCGAAGGCCTCCAGGGCGTCACCTTCCTGGAGATCTCCCCTGGCGAGCTGGAGGAGGAGCTGCGCGCCGGTCTGACGGCCTATGTGAAGCCGGACCGGATGCAGCTGTTCGTCGGCCACGAGTCCGCGTACACCGGCAGGCCCGACCTGCTGAACCCGGCGCAGGCCGAGTCCCTGGCGCGGCAGCTCGCCCCCTTCCGGGTCGGCTCCGCGGAGGAGGGCGAACCCCTCCTGTCCAACCTGGACTTCACCGACCTCATGGGCATCGGCGACGCGGGCACCGTCGACGTCTCCCGCACCTGGCGTCCGCGCACGCTGCACGAGCGGCTGCGGGTGCCGATCGGTGTCGGCGAGAACGGCGAGCCGGTCATGCTGGACCTCAAGGAGGCCTCGCAGGAGGGCATGGGCCCGCACGGTCTGTGCGTCGGCGCCACCGGTTCCGGTAAGTCCGAGGTGCTGCGCACGCTGGTGCTCGGTCTCGCGGTGACGCACTCCTCGGAGACGCTGAACTTCATCCTCGCGGACTTCAAGGGTGGTGCGACCTTCGCGGGCATGGCGGACATGCCGCACACCGCGGCCGTCATCACCAACCTCGCGGACGACCTCACCCTCGTCGACCGTATGCGTGACTCGATCATGGGTGAGACGCAGCGCCGTCAGGAGCTGCTGCGCTCGGCCGGCAACTACGCCAACCTGCACGACTACGAGAAGGCCCGGGCGGCGGGCGCCGCGCTGGAGCCGATGGCCTCGCTGGTGATCGTGCTCGACGAGTTCTCCGAACTCCTCACGGCCAAGCCGGACTTCATCGACATGTTCATCCAGATCGGTCGTATCGGCCGTTCGCTGGGTGTCCACCTGCTCCTGGCGTCGCAGCGCCTGGAAGAGGGCAAGCTGCGCGGCCTGGACACCTACCTGTCGTACCGGATCGGTCTGCGGACCTTCTCCGCCGCCGAGTCCCGTACGGCGATCGGTGTCCCGGACGCCTACCACCTGCCGTCGATCCCCGGTTCCGGTTACCTGCGGTACGACACCGACACCATGGTCCGCTTCAAGGCGGCGTACGTGTCGGGGCCGTACCACGGCGAGGGCCCGTCCCGGGTGCACCGCTCGACGCAGCTGCGGCCCGCGCTGTTCTCGGCGGAGCACGTGGCGCTGCCCCCGCAGCCGGTGATCGAGGAGCCGGAGCCCGACAACCGGGTGGACGACGCGCTCGCCGACACCGTCCTGGACGTCCTCGTCAGCCGGATGATCAACCAGGGCCCGCCCGCCCACCAGGTGTGGCTGCCCCCGCTGGAGGAGGCGCCCTCCCTGGAGCAGCTGCTCCCCCAGCTCGCCGTCAGCCAGGACCGCGGCCTGACCGCGCCCGACTACACGGCGCTCGGCCGGCTCAACGTGCCGGTCGGTCTGGTGGACAAGCCGTTCGAGCAGCGGCGTGACGTGCTGTACCGGGACTTCGCGGGCGGTGCCGGTCACGGTCTGTTCGTCGGTGGTCCGCAGTCCGGCAAGTCGACGCTTCTGCGCACGCTCATCTCGTCGTTCGCGCTGACCCACACCCCCTCCGAAGTGCAGTTCTACTGCCTGGACTTCGGTGGTGGCGGTCTGATCTCGATGGAGGAGCTGGCGCACGTCGGCGGGGTCGCCAACCGTCTCGACGCCGAGAAAGTGCGCCGTACGGTCAGCGAGGTCGAGGGCATCCTGAACGCGCGCGAGGAGTACTTCCGCGCGAACAACGTCGACTCGATCCAGACCTACCGTCAGCGCCGGAACGCCGGCCAGCTGCCGGACCAGGCCTGGGGTGACGTGTTCCTCGTCATCGACGGCTGGGCCACCTTCAAGACGGACTACGAGATGCTCGAGTCCACCGTCACGGAGATCGCGACGCGCGGCCTCGGCTTCGGTGTGCACGTGATCCTGACGGCGAGCCGCTACACCGAAGTGCGGCCCGCGCTCAAGGACATGCTGCAGAACCGTATCGAGCTGCGCCTCGGTGACCCGACGGAGTCGGAGATCGACCGCAAGGTCGCGCAGAACGTCCCCGCCACCGTCCCGGGCCGCGGTCTGACCCAGGACAAGCTGCACTTCATGGCGGCGCTGCCGCGCGTCGACGGCTCCTCGGAGACCGAGGACCTGTCCGAGGCGACGGGGATCCTCATCCGCGGCATCAACGACAACTGGCAGGGCAACCACGCCCCGGCCGTACGGCTGCTGCCCACGATGCTGCCGTCGGACCGGCTGCCCAAGGGCTTCGAGCACCCCGACCGCGGTGTCGCCATCGGCATCGACGAGTCGTCGCTCTCGCCGGTCTTCGTCGACTTCGAGACGGACCCGCACTTCATCGTGTTCGGTGAGAGCGAGTCCGGTAAGTCCGCGATGCTGCGGCTGCTCATCAAGCAGATCTGCGAGCGCTACACGCCGGACCAGGCGAAGATCGTCATGGGTGACTACCGGCGCGCCCACCTGGAGGGCGTCCCGGAGACGCACCTGTCGCGCTACTGCGCCTCGGCGCCGGCTCTCTCGGAGACGCTGGAGGGCCTGGCCGGCTCGCTCAGCCGCCGTATGCCGGGCCCGGACGTCACGCCCGAGCAGCTGCGCAACCGCAGTTGGTACAGCAGCCCGGACGCGTTCGTCATCGTCGACGACTACGACCTGGTGGCGACCGGCGTGAACCCGCTGGCCCCGCTCCTGGAGTACCTGCCGTTCGCCCGTGACGTCGGCCTGCGCATCATCATTGCGCGCTCCTCGGGCGGTGCGAGCCGGTCGCTCTACGAGCCGGTGATGCAGCGGATGCGTGAACTCGGCGCCCAGGGCCTCGTGCTCTCCGGCGACCGGGCCGAGGGTGCACTGCTCGGCAACATCACGGCGACGCAACTGCCGCCCGGCCGTGGGTACTTCCACACGCGCCGCCGCGGTGGGCAGCTGATCCAGACGGGGTGGCTGCCGAACCGGTTCTGA
- the eccD gene encoding type VII secretion integral membrane protein EccD has translation MSTGTSTGFCRITIAAPDSRVDVALPEDLPIQDLFPEIIRLSGLVQSDTSPSGYHLVTREGQVLDASRSLLEHRVRDGEVLLLRTFADSLPPAVHDDVVDAIAAAVKQDMRSWNDNLMRVAGLVAGSLLLIMLGFVFWFADPIRHDMHGLPGILAGVTALALTALAGVRARVYDDRGSAVALGISALPHALIAGSGAIAQDAGEGPGRIQFLVGCVAVLLCSVVLIMLLPQGDAPFVAAALASAIGTLAVFCGVLTEAQPREIAAGTSVVALAVVGFLPGWSARFAKLPIGFRNPEDLARARREGRDGDLEAVDVQRIVAQTSRGHELLLGLVGGCAAVIIGAGGAVLGFSSSGWAQLLALCTGLAAMLRARLFRYTAQVTCLFVAGVVTLALLVLGLAISPPADIIMELLQGDSGPVNVRTLWLGASVGAGVLLLIAIALIVPQKGLSPFWGRMLDLADSLVLLSLVPICLAVLDIYAKVRGGL, from the coding sequence GTGAGCACGGGGACTTCGACAGGTTTCTGCCGAATCACCATCGCAGCACCGGACAGCCGTGTAGATGTCGCGCTGCCGGAGGACCTGCCGATCCAGGACCTCTTTCCCGAGATCATCAGGCTCTCGGGCCTGGTCCAGTCGGACACCAGCCCCTCCGGTTATCACCTTGTGACCCGCGAGGGCCAAGTGCTCGACGCGAGCCGTTCGTTGCTCGAGCACCGGGTCAGGGACGGTGAGGTGCTGCTGCTGCGCACCTTCGCCGATTCGCTGCCACCGGCCGTCCATGACGACGTGGTGGACGCGATCGCCGCCGCGGTCAAGCAGGACATGCGCAGCTGGAACGACAACCTGATGCGGGTCGCCGGCCTCGTCGCGGGGTCGCTGCTGCTGATCATGCTCGGCTTCGTCTTCTGGTTCGCGGACCCGATCCGGCACGACATGCACGGCCTGCCGGGCATCCTCGCCGGCGTGACCGCGCTCGCCCTGACGGCACTGGCCGGTGTACGGGCCCGGGTGTACGACGACCGGGGCTCCGCCGTAGCGCTCGGCATCTCGGCGCTGCCGCACGCCCTCATCGCGGGCTCCGGCGCCATCGCCCAGGACGCGGGTGAAGGTCCCGGCAGGATCCAGTTCCTCGTCGGCTGTGTCGCCGTACTGCTCTGCTCCGTCGTACTGATCATGCTGCTGCCGCAGGGCGACGCCCCGTTCGTGGCCGCCGCGCTGGCCTCAGCGATCGGCACGCTCGCCGTGTTCTGCGGTGTGCTCACCGAGGCGCAGCCGCGGGAGATCGCCGCCGGCACCTCCGTCGTCGCCCTCGCGGTCGTGGGCTTCCTGCCCGGCTGGTCGGCCCGCTTCGCCAAGCTGCCGATCGGCTTCCGCAACCCCGAGGACCTGGCCCGGGCCCGTCGCGAGGGCCGCGACGGCGACCTCGAGGCCGTCGATGTCCAGCGCATCGTCGCCCAGACCAGCCGCGGCCACGAGCTGCTGCTCGGCCTGGTCGGCGGTTGCGCCGCCGTCATCATCGGCGCGGGCGGCGCGGTGCTCGGCTTCAGCAGCAGCGGCTGGGCCCAGCTGCTGGCCCTGTGCACCGGCCTCGCCGCGATGCTCCGGGCGCGCCTGTTCCGCTACACCGCGCAGGTCACCTGCCTGTTCGTGGCCGGTGTCGTCACGCTCGCCCTGCTGGTCCTCGGCCTCGCGATCTCGCCGCCGGCCGACATCATCATGGAACTGCTCCAGGGAGACTCCGGCCCGGTCAACGTACGTACGCTGTGGCTCGGCGCCTCCGTCGGGGCCGGTGTGCTGCTGCTGATCGCGATCGCCCTGATCGTGCCGCAGAAGGGACTCTCCCCCTTCTGGGGCCGCATGCTGGACCTCGCCGACTCGCTGGTGCTGCTGTCCCTGGTCCCGATCTGCCTGGCCGTCCTCGACATCTACGCCAAGGTCCGCGGCGGTCTCTGA
- the rpsO gene encoding 30S ribosomal protein S15 — translation MPLDAATKKQIITEFGQKEGDTGSPEVQVAMLSRRISDLTEHLKTHKHDHHSRRGLLILVGQRRRLLQYLAKKDIQRFRTLVDRLGIRRGAAGAK, via the coding sequence GTGCCGCTCGACGCCGCTACGAAGAAGCAGATCATCACCGAGTTCGGTCAGAAGGAGGGCGACACCGGCTCTCCCGAGGTCCAGGTCGCCATGCTTTCGCGCCGGATCTCGGACCTGACCGAGCACCTCAAGACCCACAAGCACGACCACCACTCCCGTCGTGGTCTGCTGATCCTGGTCGGTCAGCGTCGCCGTCTGCTGCAGTACCTCGCCAAGAAGGACATCCAGCGCTTCCGTACGCTGGTCGACCGCCTCGGCATCCGCCGTGGTGCGGCGGGCGCCAAGTAA